The following are encoded in a window of Vicugna pacos chromosome 2, VicPac4, whole genome shotgun sequence genomic DNA:
- the TIFA gene encoding TRAF-interacting protein with FHA domain-containing protein A, with protein MSGFEDADTEETVTCLQMTVYHPGYQRSGIFQSIRFFNREKLSSSEVVKFGRNSNTCHYTFQDKQVSRVQFSLQLFKKFGSSVLSFEIKNMSKRTNLIVDNKELGYLNKMDLPYKCMVRFGDYQFLIEKEDGESLEFFEIQFTLSTTPLLQENNWLPEPIPECGGYSSSSTQNNSPIEMGENEW; from the coding sequence ATGTCTGGTTTTGAAGATGCTGACACGGAAGAGACAGTAACCTGTCTCCAGATGACTGTTTATCATCCTGGCTACCAGCGAAGTGGAATATTCCAGTCAATAAGATTTTTTAACCGAGAGAAACTCTCCTCCAGTGAAGTGGTGAAATTTGGCCGAAATTCCAACACCTGTCATTATACGTTTCAGGATAAACAGGTTTCCCGAGTTCAGTTTTCTCTGCAGCTGTTTAAAAAGTTTGGTAGCTCAGTTCtctcttttgaaattaaaaatatgagtaAGAGGACCAATCTGATTGTGGACAACAAGGAGCTGGGCTACCTAAATAAAATGGACCTGCCATACAAGTGCATGGTTAGATTTGGGGACTATCAGTTCCTGATAGAGAAGGAAGATGGAGAATCATTAGAGTTTTTTGAGATTCAATTTACTTTGTCTACAACACCACTCTTGCAAGAAAACAACTGGCTACCAGAGCCCATACCTGAGTGTGGCGGTTATTCATCTTCCTCCACCCAAAACAATTCTCCTATAGAAATGGGTGAAAATGAATGGTGA